The Polycladomyces zharkentensis DNA segment GTTCTGAAGGAGGGTTTCTAACCGTATGATTGAAATCGAAAAACCGAAAATCGAAGCCGTGGAAATGAGTGAAGATAACCGGTACGGCAAGTTTGTGGTGGAGCCCCTCGAACGGGGGTACGGCACCACGTTGGGTAACTCCCTCCGCCGCATTTTGCTGTCCTCCCTTCCGGGTGCGGCAGTCACCTCCATCCAGATCGACGGAGTCTTGCATGAGTTCTCTACCATTCCGGGTGTTGTCGAAGATACTACGGAGATCATTCTGAACCTGAAAAAGCTGGCATTGAAGATCCATTCGGACGAAGAAAAAGTGCTGGAGATCGATGTGGAAGGCGGCGGAGAAGTCAAAGCGGGCGACATTCGAGCTGACAGCGATGTCGAGGTGTTGAACCCGGATTTGCACATCGCCACGCTGGCCGATGACGGTCATTTGCGAATCCGGATGACTGCCAACCGTGGACGTGGATATGTTCCGGCGGACCGGAACAAAAAAGAAGATCAACCGATCGGTGTGATTCCGATCGATTCGATTTACACCCCGATCGAGCGGGTGAATTACAAAGTGGAGAATACGCGCGTGGGCCAAGTGACCAACTACGACAAGCTGACGCTGGAAGTGTGGACCAACGGCAGCTTGCGTCCGGATGAAGCGGTCAGCCTGGGCGCCAAGATTCTCACTGAACATCTGATGCTGTTCGTCGGCCTGACGGATGAAGCCAAAGAAGCCGAGATCATGGTAGAGAAAGAAGAAGACAAAAAAGAAAAAGTCATGGAAATGACCATCGAAGAGCTGGATCTGTCCGTCCGGTCTTACAACTGTCTGAAGCGGGCCGGCATCAACACCGTGCAAGAGCTGACGCAAAAAACGGAAGAAGACATGATGAAAGTACGGAACCTGGGGCGCAAGTCCCTGGAGGAAGTGCAGGAGAAACTGGCCGAACTGGGTCTCTCCTTGCGCAAAGAAGAGTAACCGACAACTTGGATCAAGGGGGAGGGATAACCCATGGCATACGCGAAACTGGGTCGTAATTCCGCGGCTCGTAAAGCGTTGTTCCGCGACCTCGTCACCGACCTGATCATCAATGAACGGATTGAAACCAGCGAAGCGAAAGCCAAAGAAGTGCGCTCCATCGTCGAAAAAATGATCACCCTGGCCAAACGCGGCGACTTGCACGCCCGTCGTCAAGCGGCGGCTTTCGTTCGCAAGCATCGTTCCCACACGGTGAAAGACGGGGCGGAAGTGACGCACGAAAAAGTGGACGCGGTGAAAAAGCTCTTTGACGAAATCGCGCCCCGTTATGCGGAACGACAAGGCGGATACACCCGTATCATCAAGATCGGACCGCGCCGCGGCGACGCCGCTCCGATGGTCTATCTGGAACTCGTCAAGTAATCTGGAACCAGCTCGTTGTTTTTGGATGAAAGGGAGAGGGCAGGATCGCTTTGGTCCTGAAATCTGCCCTTTTTTCTTTATGGAGGCATGGTGGCATGCGGCCCTTTATCGAGATGGAAGATGTGGGCTTCTACTATGAACCGGACCCGCCACCGAAAGACCGGTGGGTATTGAAAGAGGTGCGGCTTACCGTCGCCAAAGGGGAATACGTGGCGATTATGGGTCCCAACGGTTCGGGTAAATCGACCCTGGCCCGTCTGATGAACGGCTTGCTTCTGCCCAAGGAAGGCAGAGTGCAGGTCGACGGGTACAGCACCGATGACGAAATGCACCTTTGGCGAATACGGCAGAGAGTGGGTATGGTCTTTCAAAACCCGGACAACCAGTTGGTGGCCACCACGGTGCGGGACGAGATCGCCTTCGGGATGGAAAACCTCGGCGTTCCGCGTGAGGAGATGGTGCGCCGCATACCCGAAGTGTTGGCGCAAGTGGGCTTGGAAGGTATGGAGGAGTGGCCCCCGCACCTATTGTCCGGGGGCCAAAAGCAACGCCTTGCCATCGCTGCCGTACTGGCGATGCGACCAGAGGCTATTGTGTTGGATGAAGCGACGGCAATGCTGGATCCCGCAGGGCGGCAGAGTGTATTGGATATTTTGCATCGGATGCATCGGGAAGGAATGACCATCATCCACATTACACACTCAGCGAAAGAGGCGGCGCACGCCAAACGCCTGCTGATCATGGCGGACGGAGAAGTGAAGATGGACGGCACACCGGAAGAAGTGTTCCAAGATATTGACCGGTTGTCGGCGTGGGGACTCGAAGTTCCGCTGATGGCGGCATTACACCATCGGTTGACTCGGTTCGGGTTTGATTTGCCCGTATCGTGGACGGAGACGGAGAAATGGGTGGAAGCGGTATGCAGATCGATCTCAGGGGAGTCAGTTTCACTTACGGACGGGGAACACAGCAGGAAAAACAAGCCTTGAAACAACTGGATCTCCATGTGCCGGCCGGAACGCTGGCCGCGGTGATCGGTCCGACAGGCTCTGGAAAGTCCACGTTGGTCCAGCTGATCGGCGGTTTGCTCCGACCGGAGACAGGTACCATCCGTGTCGGGGAGACGGAAGTGAACGAACGGAGTCCCTCTCTGTCCTCGTTGCGCCGTCATGTGGGCATTGTCTTTCAATATCCCGAGCATCAATTGTTTGCGGATACGGTGGAAAATGACATCGCCTACGGTCCCCGCAACCGGGGCGTGCCGGAAGAAGAAATCCGCGACCGTGTGAGACGGGCAATGCATTGGGTGGGGCTGCCCGAATCATTGTCGGACCGTTCGCCGTTTCAGCTGAGCGGTGGACAGATGCGCCGGGTCGCGATCGCCGGCGTATTGGCCATGTTCCCGCAAGTCCTGATTTTGGACGAACCGACGGCGGGCCTCGATCCGGCAGGGAGAGAGGCTTTGTTGCAGC contains these protein-coding regions:
- a CDS encoding energy-coupling factor transporter ATPase, producing the protein MQIDLRGVSFTYGRGTQQEKQALKQLDLHVPAGTLAAVIGPTGSGKSTLVQLIGGLLRPETGTIRVGETEVNERSPSLSSLRRHVGIVFQYPEHQLFADTVENDIAYGPRNRGVPEEEIRDRVRRAMHWVGLPESLSDRSPFQLSGGQMRRVAIAGVLAMFPQVLILDEPTAGLDPAGREALLQQVDRLRRERRMTVLLVSHSMEEVARYAEHIFVLHQGRCVLQGPPADVFADEGRLRGWGLDIPEITALIHRLNRKLAPPLPLDCFTAEVLSRLLANRRGEGASDEPVR
- a CDS encoding energy-coupling factor transporter ATPase produces the protein MRPFIEMEDVGFYYEPDPPPKDRWVLKEVRLTVAKGEYVAIMGPNGSGKSTLARLMNGLLLPKEGRVQVDGYSTDDEMHLWRIRQRVGMVFQNPDNQLVATTVRDEIAFGMENLGVPREEMVRRIPEVLAQVGLEGMEEWPPHLLSGGQKQRLAIAAVLAMRPEAIVLDEATAMLDPAGRQSVLDILHRMHREGMTIIHITHSAKEAAHAKRLLIMADGEVKMDGTPEEVFQDIDRLSAWGLEVPLMAALHHRLTRFGFDLPVSWTETEKWVEAVCRSISGESVSLTDGEHSRKNKP
- a CDS encoding DNA-directed RNA polymerase subunit alpha — protein: MIEIEKPKIEAVEMSEDNRYGKFVVEPLERGYGTTLGNSLRRILLSSLPGAAVTSIQIDGVLHEFSTIPGVVEDTTEIILNLKKLALKIHSDEEKVLEIDVEGGGEVKAGDIRADSDVEVLNPDLHIATLADDGHLRIRMTANRGRGYVPADRNKKEDQPIGVIPIDSIYTPIERVNYKVENTRVGQVTNYDKLTLEVWTNGSLRPDEAVSLGAKILTEHLMLFVGLTDEAKEAEIMVEKEEDKKEKVMEMTIEELDLSVRSYNCLKRAGINTVQELTQKTEEDMMKVRNLGRKSLEEVQEKLAELGLSLRKEE
- the rplQ gene encoding 50S ribosomal protein L17; the protein is MAYAKLGRNSAARKALFRDLVTDLIINERIETSEAKAKEVRSIVEKMITLAKRGDLHARRQAAAFVRKHRSHTVKDGAEVTHEKVDAVKKLFDEIAPRYAERQGGYTRIIKIGPRRGDAAPMVYLELVK